Proteins co-encoded in one Pieris napi chromosome 10, ilPieNapi1.2, whole genome shotgun sequence genomic window:
- the LOC125052969 gene encoding alpha-glucosidase 2-like has protein sequence MAGTSGGHLPKTIQGIDNIEKQIKFYSLKYSSGENGRLYILNAHVFRYYMSPTGEFLDYPKPHNPDDKAKIVEKNQDSYGYDAFNNSTLRDAKTHYIVETEDINIIFDKISGTMAIHDSRKNKDVFNEFNSLSYEDHSCTQTITQSPDEYFFGGGMQNGRFTHKEEVIDIVNTNNWVDGGVTSPCPFYWSTHGYGVLRNTWQPGLYDFGAYSSEIIQTSHEGIDFDAYFFINSKPRDILRDYYELTGNPLMMPEYAFYEAHLNAFNRDYWVEVTSNTRGAILFEDGKYYKCYQPKDMDGNQGILESLNGEKDNYQFSARAMIDRYKRHDMPLGWFIPNDGYGSGYGQTDTLEGDIDNLKQFSDYAAINGVEVALWTESNLEPIDLLNPKKGDRDLAKEVSVANTVALKCDVAWIGSGYSFAFSAVENASRIFVKNTTRRPLIIMVDGWAGTQRHSGIWSGDQTGGQWEYIRFHIPTYVGSGLSGMPIVGSDMDGIYGGDLREVNVRDYQWKSFTPLQLNMDGWGRVSKSPFSFDEEATSINRAYLKLKAMLLPYNYSLAYEATQGLPMVRGMFLEYPNENSSYTNDSKYQFMWGSNILVAPIYNSKKLGDVSVRDGVYLPKDGQIWIDLFTGERFQGGKIYNNILTPLWKIPVFIKDGSIIPMTNPNNNPCEVERENRIYTIYPNGKSSYVTYEDDGISRQYLEGQNASTEITVIGPKSNSVGDLLIKIGKTNGDYKGMIKKRTTILQIMSSKNVNNMKIAVNGENLTIEKVHTEEMFNKGVNCFYFTKNFFLNPFMKEFSNVGQKFLLIKIETVDIVSTEINVKIRDYSCEGFKQIFGKIDEINPDLETPCLRVDTDDTTPTSVTMEWDLVKHIDYYEVLRDGVIFTNITDTKFTFDSFTSDTEHAFKIRSVKSNKASNWSELVKAKTREDPFKHIIPGVKVTCNLPCQPNQEVFNIANTNPAKIWHTHWTDRGQAKSEPLKLKFDLNEVYDVAKVDYFPRGDAGNGTFLELQYKYSINNEEWSSLSEIITFNHNSKTKTIDLNARFRYIEFIATKTVGDFGSGKHMLFYKK, from the coding sequence ATGGCGGGCACCAGTGGAGGACACTTACCTAAAACAATACAAGGTATTgataatatagaaaaacagatcaaattttattctttaaagtATTCATCTGGAGAAAATGGCAGGTTGTATATTCTTAATGCTCACGTGTTTCGGTATTACATGTCGCCCACCGGAGAGTTCTTAGATTATCCGAAACCTCATAACCCAGACGACAAAGCAAAGATTGTTGAAAAGAATCAGGACAGCTACGGGTATGACGCATTTAATAACTCTACACTACGGGATGCAAAAACACATTATATTGTAGAAACcgaagatataaatattattttcgataaGATAAGCGGAACAATGGCAATACACGACTCTCGGAAAAATAAAGatgtttttaatgaattcAATTCTTTATCGTATGAAGATCATAGTTGTACACAAACAATAACACAAAGCCCTGATGAGTATTTCTTTGGAGGAGGTATGCAGAACGGTCGCTTCACTCATAAAGAGGAAGTAATAGATATTGTAAATACGAATAATTGGGTTGATGGAGGAGTAACGTCCCCGTGCCCTTTCTATTGGTCTACGCACGGGTACGGTGTCCTAAGAAACACTTGGCAACCCGGTTTGTACGATTTCGGAGCATATTCTAGTGAAATCATACAAACAAGTCACGAAGGAATTGATTTTGATGCATATTTCTTTATCAACTCTAAACCTAGAGACATTTTAAGAGATTATTATGAGTTAACAGGAAATCCACTAATGATGCCCGAGTATGCATTTTACGAGGCGCATCTAAATGCTTTTAATCGAGATTATTGGGTGGAGGTTACATCTAACACCCGTGGAGCTATTTTGTTTGAAGatggaaaatattataaatgttatcaGCCTAAAGACATGGATGGTAATCAAGGAATTTTGGAATCACTTAATGGTGAAAAAGACAACTATCAATTTTCAGCGCGAGCTATGATAGACAGATACAAGAGGCATGATATGCCTCTCGGTTGGTTTATACCGAATGATGGTTATGGGTCTGGCTATGGCCAAACTGATACATTAGAAGGAGATATTGATAATTTGAAACAATTCTCAGATTACGCAGCAATTAATGGTGTTGAGGTTGCGCTTTGGACCGAGTCTAATTTGGAACCTATTGATCTTCTCAATCCCAAAAAAGGTGATAGAGATTTAGCTAAAGAAGTCAGTGTAGCAAACACAGTTGCTCTCAAATGTGATGTTGCATGGATAGGTAGCGGGTACTCGTTTGCATTTAGCGCTGTAGAGAACGCCTCTCGcatatttgtcaaaaatacAACACGACGTCCCCTAATCATCATGGTAGATGGTTGGGCTGGGACACAAAGACATTCAGGAATCTGGAGTGGGGACCAAACTGGAGGGCAATGGGAATATATTCGATTTCATATTCCGACTTATGTTGGTTCAGGCCTTTCTGGGATGCCGATTGTAGGTTCTGACATGGATGGTATTTATGGAGGAGATTTAAGGGAAGTTAATGTACGAGACTACCAATGGAAGTCTTTTACACCCCTTCAGTTGAATATGGATGGGTGGGGTCGGGTTTCTAAAAGTCCTTTTAGTTTTGATGAAGAAGCAACCTCTATTAATCGAGCATACCTTAAGTTGAAAGCAATGCTTTTGCCATATAACTATTCATTAGCGTATGAAGCAACACAGGGGTTACCCATGGTACGAGGTATGTTTTTGGAATATCCCAATGAAAATTCATCATATACAAATGACTCAAAATATCAGTTTATGTGGGGATCAAATATTCTCGTCGCTCCCATTTACAATAGTAAAAAACTCGGAGATGTTTCAGTGCGTGATGGTGTATATCTACCGAAGGATGGACAGATATGGATAGATCTTTTTACGGGTGAGAGGTTTCAAGGTGGAAAAATTTACAACAACATACTCACGCCATTATGGAAAATACCAGTATTTATCAAAGATGGGTCAATTATTCCAATGACGAATCCAAATAATAATCCTTGTGAGGTAGAAAGAGAAAACAGGATATATACCATTTATCCTAATGGGAAATCCAGTTATGTAACATATGAAGACGATGGCATATCGAGACAGTATTTGGAAGGACAAAATGCAAGCACAGAAATTACAGTAATTGGCCCAAAATCTAATTCAGTTGGggatttgttaattaaaataggaaaaacCAACGGAGATTATAAAGGTATGATTAAGAAACGAACAACCATATTGCAAATAATGTCCTctaaaaatgtaaacaatatgAAAATCGCTGTAAATGGAGAAAATTTAACAATTGAAAAAGTACACACAGAGGAAATGTTTAATAAGGgcgtaaattgtttttatttcacaaaaaacttttttttaaatccattcATGAAAGAATTTAGCAATGTTGGCCAAAAGTTTCTGCTGATAAAAATAGAAACGGTAGATATTGTTTCTACTGAAATAAATGTCAAGATTAGGGATTATTCATGTGAGGgtttcaaacaaatatttggtAAAATAGATGAAATCAATCCAGATCTAGAAACTCCATGCTTAAGAGTGGATACCGACGACACAACACCAACAAGTGTAACAATGGAATGGGATTTAGTCAAACATATTGACTATTATGAAGTATTAAGAGatggtgtaatttttacaaatattacagATACAAAATTTACTTTTGATTCATTTACAAGTGATACAGAACATGCTTTCAAAATTCGGTCAGTTAAAAGCAATAAAGCATCAAATTGGAGTGAATTAGTCAAAGCAAAAACTAGGGAAGACccatttaaacatattattccAGGAGTGAAGGTAACTTGCAATTTGCCATGTCAACCAAATCAGGAAGTATTTAATATAGCTAATACAAATCCAGCTAAGATCTGGCATACACACTGGACTGATAGAGGCCAAGCAAAATCTGAGCCATTGAAGCTAAagtttgatttaaatgaaGTGTATGATGTTGCAAAAGTTGATTATTTTCCAAGAGGTGACGCAGGTAATGGTACATTCCTTGAACTACAATATAAGTATTCTATTAATAATGAGGAATGGTCGTCTCTATCAgaaattataacatttaatcACAACAGTAAAACTAAAACCATTGATCTGAATGCTCGATTCAGATACATTGAATTTATTGCAACAAAAACTGTTGGGGATTTTGGTTCAGGAAAacatatgttattttataaaaagtaa
- the LOC125052953 gene encoding juvenile hormone epoxide hydrolase-like, whose product MAEKNKKQNVPVKRNRSLAVPLLITSLLSLGVSYYVYRLINTPPKMPKVNLEEYWGPYPMKSNPDKSIRSYSVEFSEVMVNELRNLLLHRRPFQPPLEDTGFTYGFNSNFLTRVLDYWQNKYNFADRQNFLNKYDQYVTNIQGLDIHFVHVRPTVGLDVDVVPLLLLHGWPGSFREFYELIPELAYKPGNDFAVEVIIPSLPGFGFSQAPVRPGMGPLEMAVVMRNLMEHIGHEKYYIQGGDFGHGIGSIMATLFPDKVLGFHTNMPVVGHPMGTIYTLFGSIFPSLIVEPEIKDRIYPLTKHISFLLEETGYMHLHATKPDTVGIALTDSPAGLAAYILEKFSTGADPKNRNASDGNLLSNYMLTHLLDNVMVYWASNSITTSIRLYAEAFSKKQLAYGMDMIPTSTPTWGIKFKHEIFTQPDIVLRLKYKNYLHTTVVDGGGHFAAFESPKILAKDVLQAITTFREFWGVNKINGIPQPEPIKATSVHEFTVRDIYGRNIKLEKYKGYVLLIVNVASQCGLTDKNYDQLNELYEKYSKSRDFRILAFPCNQFNSQEPGSEQDIIKFINKRNVEFDVFAKIDVNGDNAHPLWKFLKRVRSGSLGDFIKWNFSKFIVDKNGVPVERFGPNVDPIDLEPYLAKYW is encoded by the exons ATGGCAGaaaagaacaaaaaacaaaatgtgcCGGTAAAACGAAATAGAAGTTTG GCTGTTCCCCTGCTTATAACATCTTTATTATCTCTCGGAGTATCATACTATGTGTATAGGTTGATAAATACTCCTCCTAAGATGCCAAAAGTAAATCTAGAAGAATATTGGGGTCCATATCCTATGAAATCAAATCCTGATAAGTCTATCAGGAGCTATTCTGTAGAGTTTTCTGAGGTG ATGGTGAATGAGTTACGAAACCTCCTGCTACATAGAAGGCCATTTCAACCACCTCTTGAAGATACAGGTTTTACATATGGTTTTAATTCCAATTTTCTTACCCGAGTTCTTGACTATTggcaaaataaatacaattttgcaGACAGGCAAAATTTCTTAAACAAATACGATCAATATGTTACTAATATTCAGGGACttgatatacattttgtacATGTGAGGCCAACTGTGGGACTTGATGTTgat GTAGTTCCTTTATTACTTCTACATGGCTGGCCTGGCTCCTTTAGAGAGTTCTATGAACTCATACCAGAGTTGGCTTATAAACCAGGAAATGATTTTGCAGTGGAAGTCATCATACCTAGTTTACCTGGTTTTGGATTTTCACag GCTCCTGTTCGACCAGGCATGGGTCCATTAGAAATGGCTGTAGTTATGCGAAATTTGATGGAACACATTGGGCATGAAAAATACTATATACAGGGTGGTGATTTTGGTCATGGAATTGGTTCAATTATGGCAACATTGTTTCCTGATAAAGTCTTGGGTTTCCACACTAATATGCCAGTTGTCGGACATCCTATGGGGACTATTTATACACTTTTTG GTTCAATTTTCCCAAGTTTAATAGTGGAACCGGAAATAAAAGACCGGATCTACCCACTCACTAAACATATATCGTTTTTATTAGAAGAAACTGGTTATATGCACCTACATGCAACCAAACCGGATACAGTAG GCATAGCTCTAACAGACTCTCCAGCAGGTTTAGCAGCTTATATTCTAGAGAAATTCTCGACAGGGGCAGACCCTAAAAATAGGAACGCAAGTGATGGAAACCTTTTGTCAAACTATATGTTGACACATCTACTGGATAATGTAATGGTGTATTGGGCTAGTAATAGCATTACGACGTCGATACGACTGTATGCGGAGGCCTTTAGTAAGAAACAACTTGCATATGGGATGGATAT gaTACCAACAAGCACTCCAACTTGGGGTATAAAATTTAAGCACGAAATTTTCACTCAACCCGATATAGTCCTAAGGCTTAAATATAAGAACTACTTACATACAACAGTAGTGGATGGAGGAGGTCATTTCGCCGCGTTTGAGTCGCCCAAAATCCTGGCCAAAGATGTGTTGCAAGCTATTACTACTTTTAGGGAATTTTGGGGTGTGAA CAAAATCAATGGAATCCCTCAACCGGAACCAATAAAAGCCACTTCAGTTCATGAATTCACCGTCAGGGACATATATGGCAGAAATAtaaaacttgaaaaatataagGGATATGTCCTATTAATAGTGAACGTAGCCTCACAATGCGGGTTGACCGACAAAAATTACGATCAATTAAACGAATTATAcgaaaaatattctaaaagcAGGGACTTCAGAATTTTAGCGTTTCCTTGCAATCAATTCAACAGCCAAGAGCCGGGTTCGGAAcaagatataattaaatttattaataaaagaaatgttgAATTTGATGTCTTCGCAAAAATCGATGTGAATGGTGACAATGCTCATCCCTTGTGGAAGTTTTTGAAAAGGGTTCGAAGTGGTTCACTaggagattttattaaatggaaCTTCTCTAAGTTTATTGTCGATAAGAATGGGGTCCCAGTGGAACGGTTTGGCCCTAATGTGGACCCCATTGATTTGGAGCCGTATTTGGCTAAATATTGGTAA
- the LOC125052954 gene encoding proteasome subunit alpha type-5, which produces MFLTRSEYDRGVNTFSPEGRLFQVEYAIEAIKLGSTAIGICTSEGVVLAVEKRITSPLMEPTTIEKIVEVDRHIACAVSGLMADSRTLIERARVECQNHWFVYNERMSVESCAQAVSNLAIQFGDSDDDSGTAMSRPFGVAVMFAGIDEKGPQLFHMDPSGTFVQYDAKAIGSGSEGAQQSLKEVYHKSMTLKEAIKSALTILKQVMEEKLSESNVEVVTMTPGSMFHMFSREQLAEVIKDIP; this is translated from the exons ATGTTTCTTACGCGTTCAGAGTACGATCGGGGTGTTAATACCTTCAGCCCTGAAGGTAGGCTGTTCCAAGTTGAATATGCTATAGAAGCCATTAAGTTGGGTTCCACTGCAATCGGCATTTGCACTTCTGAGGGTGTTGTATTGGCGGTTGAAAAAAGAATCACATCACCTTTGATGGAGCCGACAACAATTGAAAAGATCGTTGAAGTAGACCGCCATATCGCATGTGCTGTTTCCGGGCTTATGGCTGATTCAAG AACATTAATTGAACGAGCTCGTGTAGAATGCCAGAACCATTGGTTTGTATACAATGAAAGGATGAGCGTTGAGTCATGTGCCCAGGCTGTGTCCAACCTGGCTATTCAATTTGGAGATAGTGATGATGATAGTGGTACTGCCATGTCTCGACCATTTGGTGTAGCTGTTATGTTTGCAG gcATTGATGAGAAAGGACCTCAATTATTCCATATGGATCCAAGTGGTACATTTGTTCAGTATGATGCTAAGGCAATTGGCTCAGGAAGTGAAGGAGCTCAGCAGAGTTTAAAg gAGGTGTACCACAAGTCCATGACACTTAAGGAGGCAATTAAGTCTGCATTGACAATTCTAAAGCAAGTAATGGAAGAGAAATTGTCAGAGAGTAATGTGGAGGTTGTCACTATGACTCCAGGGTCAATGTTCCACATGTTCTCCAGGGAACAACTGGCTGAGGTTATTAAGGATATACCTTAA